The segment CAAGGAAGGAGGCAGAAGACAGTAGGTTCTGAGGATGGGAAATGTTTGGGTAGCCAGAGAGCACCTGTGAGCAAGCCAGCCAAGCACAGGAAGGACAGGTTTAAGCTGCTTGTCCCTTTGTGGGACAGGGAGAGCCAGGAGGTGTTGAGAGCACTCTAGCTCAAGCACAGAGCCTCATGTAGCATGGCAGAGGACAGGGGACTGCTTTGGCAGGAGGCAAAGGGAAGCAGACTAGGATATGAAAAGGTCCTGGCAAGTGCCACTTCAGCCAGCTCACTCCAGCTGCTTCAGAAAAGGCCCAGCCTGGCTCATCTCTGGGACAAAACCCAGGAAAccaaagggggttgggggtgaggctAGGCAAGGCTTGAGACAGTGAGCTGCTCTCATATTCCTTCTCAGAGGACCCTATTTGAGCCCTGTAATCACCAGGGTCTTGGGCCCAAGGCAAGCAGAGTGAATGCACTTCTTGGAGAACAGAGAGAAGTTGGGCCCACAGGTCAGTCCTGGGGCAGCATGCTGCTCCTTACTCCCTGAGGGCTTGGGGCCAGAGGCAGTCAAAGCTGCCACCTCCCTGTGCTGTTGCCAAAGGCAGGTTGGTAGGACTACAGggtgaaagaggagagagggggaatgaAAACCAAGGTAAAGAGAGAGCAACGGCCTTCGATGCAGGGGAGCTGGGTGGCACATCAGGAGGAGTTCTGGTTCTGGTAGATGGACGCTTTCTCCTTCAGCAGATCCAAACACAGGTGGCAACTCCAACTTCCTACAAAGAAGTAGAGGGTCAGAGTGGATCTTGCAAGAACTGTCTTCTACTCCTCAGACCTCACCCCAAGCAGGACAGGGAACGTTCTGCAGCAGCAACTTCATGGTTATCCTGAGCTGAGGGAACTGCTTGGTCTTCAAACCATGAAaactggaactggagagatggttcagcaggtaaagagaatctggttcagctcccagcacccacatggtggttcacaaccatccataatccatttacaggggatctgatgcctccttctCCTGTCCTCCAAGAGCACCAGGTACTCATGTGATACTCTAACATACATGTAGACAACAGACTCTTAACATATactaaaaatacacacaaaacccATTCTCCATGGAGATGGATACACTGAGTGTAAGGACAGACCCCAAACATGCCAGACCCTGTCTTGTTAAATCAGTGGCCCAGGGACTCACAGGATACTCTGGGCAGACACaagtgttttgcttttttttttgtaatttattatatttatttatttgagggcactgccacagcatgcatgtgaaAGGCAGCTGTGGGggtctcttctgtctttcctcatgTGTTTTGAGGGTTAAACTCTTAAAACTCGGGTTGTCCAGACTTGGTTGCAAGTAaactttacctactgaaccatcttgccagtccaGTCACAGGTTTTTAAAATGCTCCCaacttaagacaaaaaaaaaaaaaaaaaaaaagagtcattgcCTCAAgtagaaaagggctggagagatgactcagcaggtaagagcactggctgctcttccagaggtcctgagttcaattcccagcaaccacatggtggctcacaaccatctgtaatgggatctgatgccctctcctggcgttgtctgaagacagctacagtgtactcacatacattaaataaataaataaatcttcaaaggtAGAAAAAAGGTCATAAAAAGAGGATCCAGAGAAACTACTACATTTtcctccaagacagggtttctctgtttagtcctggctgtcctgaaactcactctgtagtccaggctggccttgaactcagagatttcatctgcatctgcctctcaagtgttcggaataaaggcatgtaccaccatgcctggtttgaGAAAGTCGGAAATCCCAACATCTCTGGTGTTtaagcagaagtcagaggaaagGAGTGAGCTTGTGTATCCTACCACTCATTACCCAAGTCTAATCgcacagaaaacaggaaataaccaggcacggtggtgcacacctacaaTTATAGTTCTTGGAGAGCAGAGATGAATCTCTTTTAAGTAATGAGACCTTGCCtaaaaaaactaaacaacaacaacaaaaataaaaattaaaaaaaagaaaaagaaaattgataaACAGAAAATTgttttgtgcaataaaaataacTGGATAAAACACTATTGGTATTTATTACAGTTTGACCCACTTTTTTGAGAAGTAAAACTACTTATTTTTAGGGAGAAATATGACTACATCAAGCCCAACCCATCTGCTCgagaggttgagacaggaggactgcaaGTTCAAGGGTTGGCTACCTGGCCTACCGAGCTAGCTCAGGCTACTTATGCAacgtagtgagaccctatctcaaaacaaacaaacaaacaaacaaacaaacaaacaaacaagtgtggGACCATAAGATGGCTCCAACCCTGATGACTCGataatctccagaacccatggtGAAAGTGGACTTGACTAGTTCTCAactttgccctctgacctctacacaagtGCTATGGATCAACTGCACAACACTCCTGGTAACAAAAAATTGAAGAGTTAGGGACAACAGAGATATAGCTCAGGGGTGGGGCATTTGGCCAGCATGTATAGGGTTCTGGATTCTACCTCTAGTActacaaaaagcaaaagaaaaaaatgtaaagctttttgtagcactagagataaaaaatatctgtgcacatgtgcacgtctggtgtctgcagaggccagaggagattCTCTGGCACTGGAATTATAGACCATGGTGAATGGCCaatgggtgctagaaactgaccCAAGGCCTCTGGAGGGCCACTccgtttgtttctctctctctctctctctctctctctctctctctctctctctctccctccctccctccctccctccctctcttttaaagatttgtttatttatttatttattatatacactgtagctatcctcagacacaccagaagagggcatcagatcccattacagatggttgtgagccaccaagtggttgctgggatttgaactcagaacctctggaagagcagtcagtgctcttaaccatggagccacctctccagccccccactcagtgctcttaactgccgagcccattaaatttttttttaagatttattaattttggggttggggatttagctcagtgatagagcgcttgcctaggaagcgcaaggccctgggttcggtccccagctccagaaaagaaaaaaaaaaaagatttattaatttttatttatatgagtacactatagctccccccccccccccccccgcggagctggggaccgaacccagggccttgcgcttcctaggcaagcgctctaccactgagctaaattcccaacccccactgtagctatcttcagacacaccagaaggggacatcagatcccattacagatggttgtgagccaccaagtgttgctgagaattgaactcaggacctctggaagagcaactggtgctcttaaccactgagccatctctccagtacctaagtttttgttttaattcgcAACATTTTGTTATGAAATCTATGCTGCTAGACATAAGAATGCTGAAACTACACAACTACACACAAATCTATAACAAGTCACAAATCTCAGTGTCAATGTTTTACTTGGGTGTGTGGAGCTGTCTGGGATAAATATTTTGAGCCACTTACCTTCAGGAGGCTCAGACATGGAAGGGGTGAGACAGTACATGTGGTAGCCACGGTCACAGTCATCACAGAAAAGCAGCTGGTCCTGCAGAAggcaagaagaaagaacaaaggtgCAATGGTTTATGTACCTAAGTTATGACACTGATGCTACTTCCAAGAGGGACTAGAAGCAGCTAAGATCAGTGGTCAGTCTGTCCATCTGCATCCATTCAGAGTCTAACTGATCACAAAGTCTACTATTTCCCTATAATCTTTTCTCCACAAAGCTGCCAGTTACCTTTTGAAAAGACTGTATTACCTACCCCCTGCCCAATAAAAAGCCTCAGACAACATCCTCAAGGTCTAAGCATGGGGCAGATCTGTAGGTCCTTAATGTGCAGCAGATCCAGGACTCCTCACTGAGCTCAAAGGTCGGCCCAAGATCCTACAAACTAGGATCTGCCTCCCCGTCACAGGAAGGGTCTAGTGGGTAACAATGGCCTCACTACAGCCAGCTTGCCCACCATAAGGCCTCTGCACTAGCCATACTTTCTGGGACTGGATCCTTGTAATGTCCAAACTCCAATACCAACCTCACTTCCTCCAGAAGCAAACACAACTACAAACCTCTCTCAGCATCCAGTTACCTCTTGGCACATCACTAGTTTAATTTTCCTCAAGGTGTATCATACAAAACTCTGTTCCCCCAAGTATCGAAATTCTATCAAAGTATaaacttctctgttctttgtttaCCGACCCAAGAGCTAAGAACACTGTCTCGCCCaagaaacaagatttttttttttaaacaagtataAAGTTCCCTGGGGAGAGTTAGGGAGGAACGGGTGCGCTCTGACAGAAAGCGGGCACGCACGTCGTTCTCTGAAGTGCCGCAGAGGTTGCAGCACTTGCACTCGATGCACTGCCAGCGGTAGGTCTTCACGGCTGCCATCATCACAGGGGTGAACTGCAGGCAGGACGGATGCCCTGTGGAGGAAGGGAGTCAGACAGTGGGCTGGAGACCAGAGCGTGAGTGGGTAAGGGAGGCTGCCTGACTATAAAAGCACTCAAGGAAGCAGGCCAGGAGGGTTGTGGGTACCGAGTACACCCTGCTTTTTGAGGATGGAGGTACCTGAGCGGCCACAGTCAGAACAGGACACCAGCTCCTCAGGCTGCCCTGTCTTCTTGTTGATTTTTGAGTCTCCCAGGCAGAAGTCACAGTAGTTGTTAGGCAGGGCCAACCCATCAGGTCCTTTCTTggctacagaaaaagaaaaagactctgATGATGGTCAAGGGAGCTCTGGGTTACCCTACATTCTCTAGACGGAGGATTTTTATAAACAAGCTGGTTCCTCTCCTGATTGCCTGCCCCGACAGCTCAGCTTACATTTCTGCTCCTCAGACCTCTGGGAcacaggagtgggtggttgggagtcTTCTttgtcctctccttcctcttcagcCAGGTGGGAATGGGCATAGTGGTAACTGAGGCCAGGTCGGTTCTTGTAACGTTTTCCACAAACTGGGTGGGAAAAAGATTGCAGAGAAATATTAGGACACAAAGGTGCTACTTTCCCACTGTGACAAGTTATGAAGCTCCAAATGAGGCCCAAGGGAAACCTCTGCCCCAGTGTCCCTACTCTGGCACAAGCTTTAGTGACAGTCCCTTCCCTTTAGCCAAGAGCATCAAGCCCTGGGCCTCTTTAATTTCTGGGACTCTCTTCCCTCTCTAAAACACAGACCCATAGCTACCAACATTTTTCCATGCTGGCTTCTAGAAGGACTTAGCCTCTGCTGCATCAACTTGCCCAAGAAATAGTAACGTCTGGGAGCTCCAGGTCGGGAATGTTCTACAGTGTAGCCTTATGGCAAAAAGGGGGATGTGATGAGGAGAGACCAGGCTCTTTTTCTGCTATGTAGATGTGTCAGGCTCATGCCACCCTGTGCATGCCAATCTCAGCTGAACAGACAAAGGGCTGAGGGTGGGTCTCCTGGTGAGCACCTACTAACTGCCAGCCAGGATAATTTCCCGCAAAGAAACTGAAATATATTCCCACACTAGTGCCCTGCCCAGCCCCTGCCAACCAACAAGGAAAGATTACATGGCATTTTATCTTGAGCAATGACACCAAGAGGAGCAAGGAGGCCAGCAGGAAGGaatgggaggatgggaggaggtggtggtgttgatggtggAAATGTGAGCTGACTGCCTGTTGTCTGGTTTGGGGAACATCGGATGAATCTATCCATAATGGGTTTCTGTTAACACTAGGCCAAGTGGCCATAGGAGGCAGTCTGTGATGCAATGGTAAAGACAGCTGCTAGGACTGAGAATGGAGCACAACCCGGGTACCACAGCACTACCCTCATACCGTTGCAGATTCCAAAGCTAGTATCACAGGAAATGAGAAAGGTAGGAGGAacaagggaagaggggaaagggataGGAAAACCACAAGTCTGAAAAGTTGAGAGAGCTACCTCTCTGGGGCGCTTTCGAGGTATGCTTTTGTTTGAAACTatctgaaagacagaaagaaaagtcgTGAGAAGAAGGCCTTGATACATTTGAgacagggcagcagcagcaggaaaacAGAGCAAGTGAGAGAGAACCCCAGCAGTGGCACTTCAGGCTGGAGGCACGGAAGTAGGGTAAGCCAAAGCAAAGGGAGAGAGGACAGACACTAACCCTCAGGGCTGGCCGGCCCCTGAGCCCTGCCCTGATGGGTCAGCAGATCTAGATGCTGCCCACTATGAGGCCAACACTGCCTGCTTTGAGTTCCCTCATTCTCCcaccccaggacccacagaaaTCTCTCCCCAGAGCATGCAGGTCCCACCCACTATGAAGCGAAGGCCAGGTTGGCAGGCAGGACAAGAACCCAGGCTTGTTTTACCACTCAGTGCAAGAACatgacctccccccccccccccccatatccaGAGCAGGAGCTGGGTCTGAGGCAAGAACTACCCACCCCTAAGGTGGCACTCACTGTCACAGGCATAGGGCTTATCCCGGTCCTCCAGGATGGAAGCGTCCAGCTTCTTCCGGGCACTGCTCACACCCTTACTCTgccaagaaaaccaaaaagatgATGCCCTCACTAACACTAAGCGGTCTTGGCCAGAAGAGCAAGGCAGAAAGCAAGAAATGTCATAAGATTGGCCTCCACAGACCAGCCTACTTCATTATTCCCTCCTCACCTTGGATTTCCCCTTTCCCCGACGCTTTGGAGTATCTTCTTCATAGTCCTCGTCATCAAGGTCGTCTAGGAAGTCATCGGGTTCAAGGATCCGCTGAGTGGAGCAGGAGATTGGAATGAGCAGAAGTCAAGCACATCCCAAAGCACCCTCACAAGATAGAATTAGCCCCCTGGAACTACCCAGAAGCCTCTCTGAGGCTTAATCCACAATCATTCTTCACCCTGCAATCCCATCACTGCTTccccaaatgctttcttttccctgTGCCTCTTCAAGTTGCTCCCCTAGCCTAGAATGTCTGTCCTCCATCTCTCAGGAGCCAAACACTGTTTCCATAAAGCTCTCCTGGCACCCCAGGCAGCCTCGTCCTGTTCTGCCTGCTCTGCTTCCAAAATGCATGTCCTACTTTAAATAAGGTTTTCTGCTTACTTGACCTTGGGAAGTTTTAACCGCTTTGATTCTGCCTCCCTGTCAATGAAATGGGAACCACAGGACCTACCTCATGAGGCTGCACAAGAGGAAGCATATGGGGAATACTTAGCAGCGTACCTGGCTCATCTGTAGCTCTTCTCATCTTTAAGCTTAGCATTAACTTCCCAGTTGACAGGTGGGAACCAAGTGTGCTTCACCTATGTCACAGCAGGTATCTAAGTCTCTAATAGTCAGTCTTGCcttgtgtgagagagaatgagtgtgtgAGCCTGTGCTGGGAAGGAGTGTGGAAGGCTAGATGGAGCCAGGCTGGGGCTGGCAGAGCCCAGGACTGCAGGGCAGCCTCCGCCTCCATTTcggctatttttgttttttgtgttagGGCTTACACATCAACAGGCATGTATTCTACCATGATCTGCTTCAGTTCTACTAATTGGACCAAAaattggctcagaggttaagagcacggattgctcttccagaggtcctgagttcaattcccagcagcacTTGGTGGCACACGATTAGTGGTCCAATTAGTAGACCCAAAAGAGGCTGATCCTTATTAAAGTCCTTTAGCCATAGATAGGAACGACATACCTTCCGTGCTCGACTGTTGGTAACAGGAAACTCGCCCAGGCTGTCATCATCAACTCGGGGATCTGGGGCACCCCGTTTCTCCAGGGGATCAGTACGCAGCAGAGCCTCTAAACTGCTGCCATCCTGGGAGATAAGGccctctttcttcagagtctggtCCGTGTCTGCAACAAGTCAAGATGAAGCTAACTCAGAAGGGCTGAAGCTGAATCTACACCACGAGGGGCCAAGTCAAACCCAGCCACTTCTGTTCTCCAGGAACCGAGATGTATCTGTTCAGCCGGCACTGGAATAAGCTGCATTACCTGTTTTCACTAACAGTGGGCTCCCTGAAGGACAGAAGCAAAGTATGTGCAAGCTCAACAGAGCCTGGGGAGAGCCGGCAATCAGCAAGCCTCCCCTCATACAGACCATGGCCTTCCTGAGAAGGGAGCCCCTTACTTGGTTTATTTACTCTGGATTATTTTAGTCATGACATATAAGACATAATCATATATGTCTATATGGCGCATGAACACATGTGGCTACACATGTTGGGAGGACACTGGGGGCTCTGCCTTATTGCCttggagtctctcactgaattaGATTGGTAGCTAGAAGCGCCAGCTCTGTACTCAGAGTTTTGGGATTACAGGAACATGTTGGCCTTGGCCACACTGAGCTTTGTATAAATGCTAGACTAGAATTTAGGTCCTTGTGTTCACACAAGCACTGGGACTTCTCTCCAACCCATATCATTTTGAGGGAATTTCATGGTTTTTGAGgctctcatgtagtccaggctggtctcagactctcTATTAGTAGAGAATGACCCtgaatttctaatcctcctgccccaaccTCCTCAATGGTATTGTTATATAGGAATATACAACCATGTTCAGTTTATGCAAAGCAGGATATTAAACCCAGGGCCCAGTGTATGCTGGGTGACACTCTAGCAACTGAGCTACCCCAGCCTCTACCTGGCTTAATAGACGGGAAAGAAAGCCTGGGATCCTCAGGTGGGTGGGCTCGACGCTTTTTTCGCCAGCGTCGGGCAGGGTAGGAGTACAACTGTCCAGAGGCCAAtcctgtggaaggaaggaagggaaggaagaactaTTAAGCCCTAATCCAGCCTAAAAACAACGGCAAACATCTTGTAGATGAGAACTTTATTGAGTTCTAGAGCAAGGGTACAGAACATGTGAGCCTGGGCCGGGTGGGGATACTTCATGGTAAAGAAAAACAGATGTCAGTTGAAGTACACAGCTGTTCTTAGTCCTCGGAAGATCATAGCtgcctcagaggctgaaaacaaaGGCCGGCTGCTACATCCCCCCTGGTTCTCATCTACCAGTGTGACAGTGGTGGAGCCTTCTACTACCTAAGGAGCCTAAGGAGCATCTCCTAGGGGATAGCAGATGCTTCCTCGTGCTCCTGTGCCACCGTTCCTGAAGTCTGCGACCTTACCTGGGCCCCGGTGCCGCTTTTCCATCCAGATGTAACAATTGCTCTGGGCTACTCCAGTCTGAGAGTCCAAGAAAGGCAGACGCACGCTACGCTCGGCACACAGGCGGGCATTATAATTGTGGCACTGTTCCATGGCATCTTTGTAGTACTGCTCCCCAAGGCTGCAGGACGGTAAAACATAGAGGGATGGGGTCAAATCATCCTTCTTCCCTGTCAACTGCTTCTCTCAAAGGCTCAGGGATCTAAGAGACTCTCTTTCTGTCATTTGCCTCCTATTCTGCCTCAAGGGACAAGAAGAACCTTCACTAAGCTATCACATGAGGAAAGATAAGTTACAGAGCCCCTGAATAATAATCATGGGACACACAAATTTATCATGTGTATAGTCAGACataaactttttaaatatttgtttgttctgagacaaggtctctttcaTTCTTCAGCCCAAGTGCTAAACTCATGAAAATCCTCCTGCCAAGTCAAACTTAAATCTTAATCCACATAGAGTGAAGAATGGTCAAGGAAACAGATGTGGTAGAAAGCTTGCTCAGCCCGCACAGGGCTCTGGATTCAATCTGTCACTACTgggggaggaagagacaagaaagaaatgaatggctCATTCTGTGGTTCCCATATGTCCAGCTCAAGCTGGTTAATGCTACCTGTCTTAGCCTAAGCATCTGAGCTGCAGACATTACTGTAGATATTAACTTCCTGACAAATGGGGAAAACAACAAGATCTAGGACTCGTCACAAGATTTTTAGTGCACTATTAGCAGATTCACCCGTCAAAACGCTATTCAGTTCTAGAAAATGGTACATATGTCTAATAGTAAGACTAAGGTAGGTATATTACCCTAACTTCAAAGCCAGTTGAATCAGACAGcaaaactctgcctcaaaattcAAACTAGGctgtatggtggcacacacctgtgatcctagcacacGGGACGGGAGGTATAGGTGTTAAGTGATCCTCAGCTAGATAtgtagttcaaggacagcctcaaCTACACAAGactaaaaaaccaaccaaccaaaacaacaacaaaaaacc is part of the Rattus norvegicus strain BN/NHsdMcwi chromosome 1, GRCr8, whole genome shotgun sequence genome and harbors:
- the Dpf2 gene encoding zinc finger protein ubi-d4 isoform X1, with product MAAVVENVVKLLGEQYYKDAMEQCHNYNARLCAERSVRLPFLDSQTGVAQSNCYIWMEKRHRGPGLASGQLYSYPARRWRKKRRAHPPEDPRLSFPSIKPDTDQTLKKEGLISQDGSSLEALLRTDPLEKRGAPDPRVDDDSLGEFPVTNSRARKRILEPDDFLDDLDDEDYEEDTPKRRGKGKSKSKGVSSARKKLDASILEDRDKPYACDNSFKQKHTSKAPQRVCGKRYKNRPGLSYHYAHSHLAEEEGEDKEDSQPPTPVSQRSEEQKSKKGPDGLALPNNYCDFCLGDSKINKKTGQPEELVSCSDCGRSGHPSCLQFTPVMMAAVKTYRWQCIECKCCNLCGTSENDDQLLFCDDCDRGYHMYCLTPSMSEPPEGSWSCHLCLDLLKEKASIYQNQNSS
- the Dpf2 gene encoding zinc finger protein ubi-d4, producing MAAVVENVVKLLGEQYYKDAMEQCHNYNARLCAERSVRLPFLDSQTGVAQSNCYIWMEKRHRGPGLASGQLYSYPARRWRKKRRAHPPEDPRLSFPSIKPDTDQTLKKEGLISQDGSSLEALLRTDPLEKRGAPDPRVDDDSLGEFPVTNSRARKRILEPDDFLDDLDDEDYEEDTPKRRGKGKSKSKGVSSARKKLDASILEDRDKPYACDICGKRYKNRPGLSYHYAHSHLAEEEGEDKEDSQPPTPVSQRSEEQKSKKGPDGLALPNNYCDFCLGDSKINKKTGQPEELVSCSDCGRSGHPSCLQFTPVMMAAVKTYRWQCIECKCCNLCGTSENDDQLLFCDDCDRGYHMYCLTPSMSEPPEGSWSCHLCLDLLKEKASIYQNQNSS
- the Dpf2 gene encoding zinc finger protein ubi-d4 isoform X2, with translation MEQCHNYNARLCAERSVRLPFLDSQTGVAQSNCYIWMEKRHRGPGLASGQLYSYPARRWRKKRRAHPPEDPRLSFPSIKPDTDQTLKKEGLISQDGSSLEALLRTDPLEKRGAPDPRVDDDSLGEFPVTNSRARKRILEPDDFLDDLDDEDYEEDTPKRRGKGKSKSKGVSSARKKLDASILEDRDKPYACDNSFKQKHTSKAPQRVCGKRYKNRPGLSYHYAHSHLAEEEGEDKEDSQPPTPVSQRSEEQKSKKGPDGLALPNNYCDFCLGDSKINKKTGQPEELVSCSDCGRSGHPSCLQFTPVMMAAVKTYRWQCIECKCCNLCGTSENDDQLLFCDDCDRGYHMYCLTPSMSEPPEGSWSCHLCLDLLKEKASIYQNQNSS